Proteins found in one Pseudomonas marvdashtae genomic segment:
- the secY gene encoding preprotein translocase subunit SecY: MAKQGALSALGKGGMSELWARLRFLFLAIIVYRIGAHIPVPGINPDRLADLFRQNEGTILSLFNMFSGGALERMSIFALGIMPYISASIIMQLMTAVSPQLEQLKKEGEAGRRKISQYTRYLTVVLALVQAVGMSIGLAGQGVAFTGDFGFHFVAVTTFVAGAMFMMWLGEQITERGVGNGISMLIFAGIVAGLPRAIGQSFESARQGDINIFALVAIGLLAVAIIGFVVFIERGQRRIAVHYAKRQQGRKVFAAQTSHLPLKVNMAGVIPAIFASSILLFPASLGAWFGQSEGMGWLQDISQSIAPGQPLNILLFSAGIIFFCFFYTALMFNPKDVAENLKKSGAFIPGIRPGEQSARYIDGVLTRLTLFGALYMTAVCLLPQFLVVAANVPFYLGGTSLLIVVVVVMDFMSQVQSHLVSHQYESLMKKANLKGYGSGMLR; the protein is encoded by the coding sequence ATGGCTAAGCAAGGTGCTCTCTCTGCGCTCGGCAAAGGCGGTATGTCTGAACTCTGGGCTCGTCTGCGTTTTCTGTTCCTGGCGATTATCGTCTACCGAATAGGCGCACACATCCCGGTTCCAGGTATCAACCCGGACCGACTCGCGGACCTGTTTCGACAGAATGAGGGGACCATTCTTAGCTTGTTCAACATGTTTTCCGGCGGCGCGCTGGAACGGATGAGCATTTTTGCACTGGGGATCATGCCGTACATCTCGGCATCGATCATCATGCAATTGATGACCGCCGTCAGCCCGCAGCTGGAGCAGTTGAAGAAGGAAGGTGAAGCTGGCCGTCGCAAGATCAGCCAGTACACCCGCTACCTCACCGTCGTTCTTGCTCTTGTCCAGGCTGTTGGCATGTCCATCGGTCTGGCGGGGCAGGGCGTAGCGTTCACTGGTGACTTTGGCTTCCATTTCGTCGCGGTAACCACTTTTGTGGCGGGTGCGATGTTCATGATGTGGCTGGGTGAGCAGATTACTGAGCGTGGTGTTGGCAACGGTATCTCGATGTTGATCTTCGCAGGTATCGTCGCCGGTCTTCCGAGGGCGATTGGGCAGTCTTTCGAGTCTGCGCGTCAGGGTGATATCAACATCTTCGCCCTGGTTGCCATCGGTTTGCTGGCAGTAGCGATTATCGGTTTCGTGGTGTTCATTGAGCGTGGTCAGCGTCGTATTGCTGTTCACTACGCCAAGCGTCAGCAGGGCCGCAAGGTATTTGCTGCGCAGACCAGCCACTTGCCGTTGAAGGTGAACATGGCCGGCGTAATCCCGGCCATTTTCGCGAGCAGCATCTTGCTGTTCCCGGCTTCGTTGGGTGCCTGGTTCGGCCAGTCTGAAGGTATGGGCTGGTTGCAGGACATCTCGCAGTCGATCGCTCCTGGTCAGCCGTTGAATATTCTGCTGTTTAGTGCAGGGATTATTTTCTTCTGCTTCTTCTATACGGCGTTGATGTTCAATCCGAAAGACGTAGCGGAAAACCTGAAGAAGTCCGGTGCCTTTATTCCGGGTATCCGTCCTGGTGAGCAGTCCGCACGCTACATTGATGGCGTTCTGACTCGTTTGACCTTGTTCGGTGCTCTTTACATGACGGCCGTCTGCTTGCTTCCCCAGTTCCTGGTGGTTGCGGCAAACGTTCCGTTCTACCTTGGCGGGACCTCGTTGCTGATCGTGGTCGTGGTTGTGATGGACTTCATGTCCCAAGTACAATCGCACCTCGTTTCGCACCAGTACGAATCCCTGATGAAGAAAGCCAACCTGAAGGGCTACGGCAGCGGCATGTTGCGCTGA
- the rpmJ gene encoding 50S ribosomal protein L36: MKVRASVKKLCRNCKIIRREGVVRVICSAEPRHKQRQG, translated from the coding sequence ATGAAAGTTCGTGCATCGGTGAAAAAGCTGTGCCGTAACTGCAAGATTATTCGCCGCGAAGGTGTTGTTCGGGTAATTTGCAGCGCGGAACCGCGTCACAAACAGCGCCAAGGCTGA
- the rpsM gene encoding 30S ribosomal protein S13 — MARIAGVNIPDNKHTVISLTYIYGVGRTTAQKICAVTGVNPAAKIKDLSDEQIEQLRGEVAKFTTEGDLRREINMKIKRLMDLGCYRGLRHRRGLPVRGQRTKTNARTRKGPRKPIRK, encoded by the coding sequence ATGGCCCGTATTGCAGGCGTTAACATTCCAGATAACAAGCATACTGTTATCTCGCTGACCTACATCTATGGTGTTGGTCGCACTACTGCACAGAAAATTTGTGCAGTGACTGGGGTCAACCCAGCGGCAAAGATCAAGGATCTGAGCGACGAGCAAATTGAACAGCTGCGTGGCGAAGTGGCGAAGTTCACCACTGAAGGTGACCTGCGTCGCGAAATCAACATGAAAATCAAGCGCTTGATGGACCTCGGTTGCTATCGCGGTCTGCGTCATCGTCGTGGTCTGCCAGTACGCGGTCAGCGTACCAAGACCAACGCGCGTACCCGTAAAGGTCCGCGTAAGCCGATCCGCAAGTAA
- the rpsK gene encoding 30S ribosomal protein S11 encodes MAKPAARPRKKVKKTVVDGIAHIHASFNNTIVTITDRQGNALSWATSGGSGFRGSRKSTPFAAQVAAERAGQAALEYGLKNLDVNVKGPGPGRESAVRALNGCGYKIASITDVTPIPHNGCRPPKKRRV; translated from the coding sequence ATGGCAAAACCTGCTGCTCGTCCTCGTAAAAAAGTTAAAAAGACAGTGGTTGATGGCATCGCCCACATCCATGCTTCTTTTAACAACACCATCGTGACCATTACCGACCGTCAAGGTAACGCTCTTTCCTGGGCTACCTCCGGTGGTTCGGGTTTCCGCGGTTCCCGCAAGTCCACCCCGTTCGCTGCTCAAGTAGCTGCCGAGCGTGCTGGTCAAGCTGCGCTGGAATACGGCCTGAAAAACCTCGACGTCAACGTCAAAGGTCCAGGTCCAGGTCGTGAATCCGCAGTCCGCGCTTTGAACGGCTGTGGCTACAAGATCGCCAGCATCACCGACGTGACGCCAATCCCGCACAACGGGTGCCGTCCGCCGAAGAAGCGCCGCGTGTAA
- the rpsD gene encoding 30S ribosomal protein S4 encodes MARYIGPKCKLARREGTDLFLKSGVRAIESKCNIEAAPGIHGQRRGRQSDYGTQLREKQKVRRIYGVLERQFSGYYKEAAGKKGATGENLLQLLECRLDNVVYRMGFGSTRAESRQLVSHKSISVNGQTVNVPSYQVRAGDVVAVREKAKNQLRIVQALDLCAQRGRVEWVEVDTEKKSGVFKNVPARSDLSADINESLIVELYSK; translated from the coding sequence ATGGCTCGTTACATTGGTCCAAAATGCAAACTCGCTCGTCGCGAAGGCACCGATCTCTTTCTGAAGAGCGGCGTGCGCGCGATCGAATCGAAGTGCAACATCGAAGCAGCACCTGGTATCCACGGCCAACGCCGCGGTCGCCAGTCCGATTACGGCACCCAACTGCGTGAAAAGCAGAAGGTCCGTCGTATCTACGGCGTTCTCGAGCGTCAATTCAGCGGCTACTACAAAGAAGCTGCTGGCAAGAAAGGCGCAACCGGCGAAAACCTGTTGCAGCTGCTCGAATGCCGTCTGGACAACGTTGTATACCGTATGGGTTTCGGTTCTACTCGTGCCGAATCCCGTCAGCTGGTATCGCACAAGTCGATCAGCGTTAACGGCCAGACCGTGAACGTTCCGTCCTACCAGGTTCGTGCTGGTGACGTGGTCGCTGTTCGCGAGAAGGCAAAAAACCAACTTCGCATTGTCCAAGCTCTCGATCTGTGTGCCCAACGTGGCCGCGTAGAATGGGTAGAAGTAGACACTGAGAAGAAGTCGGGCGTTTTCAAGAACGTTCCTGCTCGCAGTGATCTGTCCGCCGACATCAACGAAAGCCTGATTGTCGAGCTCTACTCCAAGTAA
- a CDS encoding DNA-directed RNA polymerase subunit alpha, whose product MQISVNEFLTPRHIDVQVVSPTRAKITLEPLERGFGHTLGNALRRILLSSMPGCAVVEAEIDGVLHEYSAIEGVQEDVIEILLNLKGLAIKLHGRDEVTLTLSKKGSGVVTAADIQLDHDVEIVNPDHVIANLASNGALNMKLTVARGRGYEPADSRQSDEDESRSIGRLQLDSSFSPVRRIAYVVENARVEQRTNLDKLVIDLETNGTLDPEEAIRRAATILQQQLAAFVDLKGDSEPVVVEQEDEIDPILLRPVDDLELTVRSANCLKAENIYYIGDLIQRTEVELLKTPNLGKKSLTEIKDVLASRGLSLGMRLDNWPPASLKKDDKATA is encoded by the coding sequence ATGCAGATTTCGGTAAATGAGTTCCTGACACCCCGCCATATTGATGTGCAGGTTGTCAGTCCAACCCGCGCCAAGATCACGCTCGAGCCTCTCGAGCGTGGTTTCGGCCACACCCTGGGCAACGCGCTGCGCCGCATCCTGTTGTCCTCAATGCCTGGCTGTGCAGTAGTCGAGGCCGAGATTGACGGTGTGCTCCACGAGTACAGCGCCATCGAAGGTGTACAGGAAGACGTAATTGAAATCCTGTTGAACCTTAAAGGTCTGGCTATCAAGCTGCACGGTCGTGACGAAGTTACGCTGACCTTGTCGAAGAAGGGTTCGGGGGTGGTTACCGCTGCCGATATTCAGCTGGATCATGATGTCGAGATCGTTAACCCCGATCACGTAATCGCTAACCTGGCGTCTAACGGCGCCCTGAACATGAAGCTCACCGTAGCTCGTGGTCGTGGTTATGAACCGGCAGACTCGCGTCAGAGCGATGAAGACGAAAGCCGCAGCATCGGTCGCTTGCAGCTCGACTCTTCGTTCAGCCCGGTTCGCCGTATCGCATACGTGGTGGAAAACGCCCGTGTCGAACAGCGTACCAACCTGGACAAGCTGGTTATTGATCTGGAAACCAACGGTACCCTGGATCCTGAAGAGGCTATCCGCCGCGCTGCAACCATCCTGCAACAGCAGTTGGCTGCGTTCGTCGACCTCAAGGGTGACAGTGAGCCAGTGGTTGTCGAGCAGGAAGACGAGATCGATCCGATCCTGCTTCGCCCGGTTGACGATCTGGAACTGACTGTACGTTCGGCTAACTGCCTTAAGGCGGAAAACATCTACTACATCGGTGACCTGATTCAGCGTACCGAAGTAGAGCTGTTGAAGACTCCGAACCTTGGCAAGAAATCCTTGACTGAAATCAAGGACGTTCTGGCCTCCCGCGGTCTGTCCCTCGGCATGCGCCTCGACAACTGGCCGCCTGCAAGTCTTAAGAAGGACGACAAGGCGACTGCCTGA
- the rplQ gene encoding 50S ribosomal protein L17 yields the protein MRHRKSGRHLSRTSSHRKAMFQNMAVSLFEHELIKTTLPKAKELRRVAEPLITLAKTDSLANRRLAFDRTRSKAIVGKLFNDLGKRYATREGGYLRILKCGFRAGDNAPMAYVELVDRATAGEAVSAE from the coding sequence ATGCGTCATCGTAAAAGTGGACGTCACCTGAGCCGCACCAGCTCGCACCGCAAGGCCATGTTCCAAAACATGGCGGTGTCGCTGTTCGAGCACGAGCTGATCAAAACTACACTGCCGAAAGCCAAAGAACTGCGTCGCGTTGCTGAGCCGCTGATCACTTTGGCCAAGACAGACAGCCTGGCTAACCGCCGCCTGGCTTTCGACCGTACTCGTTCGAAAGCTATCGTTGGTAAGCTCTTCAACGACCTGGGCAAGCGTTATGCTACCCGTGAGGGTGGCTACCTGCGCATCCTCAAGTGCGGTTTCCGCGCTGGCGACAACGCCCCTATGGCGTACGTCGAATTGGTTGATCGTGCTACTGCTGGCGAAGCTGTAAGCGCCGAGTAA
- a CDS encoding catalase produces MSQTKTLTTASGAPVADNQNSRSAGPRGPLLLDDFHLIEKLAHFNRENIPERRVHAKGSGAYGTFTVTRDITEYTSAKLFESIGKQTPTFLRFSTVGGERGSADTERDPRGFALKFYTEEGNWDIVGNNTPVFFIRDPLKFPDFIHTQKRLPQSNLKSAQMMWDFWSHSPEALHQVTILFSDRGIPDGYRHMHGFGSHTYSLINARGERHWVKWHYKTKQGIKNLAPAEAARLAGTDPDYAQRDLFNAIERGDFPKWSVCIQVMTEAQAAAHYENPFDVTKTWSQKEFPLIEVGELELNRNPLNYFAEVEQAAFGPSNMVPGVGLSPDRMLQGRVFAYADAHRYRVGTNHQQLPVNAPRSPVDTYQRDGAMAFGSNGGAAPNYEPNSYVEAPKQAPRYAEPALTLSGAADRYDHREDTDYYSHAGALFRLMSDEQKALLISNIAGAMAGVSADVVDRQLQHFFKADAAYGDGIAKALGVQLN; encoded by the coding sequence ATGAGCCAGACCAAAACGCTTACGACCGCCAGTGGCGCTCCTGTCGCCGATAACCAAAACTCTCGCTCAGCCGGCCCACGCGGTCCGCTGCTGCTCGATGACTTCCACCTGATCGAGAAGCTTGCTCATTTCAACCGTGAGAACATTCCCGAGCGTCGCGTGCACGCCAAGGGGTCAGGTGCTTACGGCACATTCACCGTAACCCGCGATATTACCGAATACACCAGCGCGAAATTGTTCGAGTCGATCGGCAAGCAGACGCCTACCTTCCTGCGTTTCTCTACGGTAGGTGGCGAACGCGGTTCTGCCGATACCGAGCGCGATCCACGCGGTTTCGCGCTGAAGTTCTACACCGAAGAAGGCAACTGGGACATCGTCGGTAACAACACGCCGGTATTTTTCATTCGTGATCCGTTGAAATTCCCGGACTTCATTCACACCCAGAAGCGCCTCCCACAGAGCAATCTGAAAAGCGCGCAAATGATGTGGGACTTCTGGTCGCACTCGCCTGAGGCACTGCACCAAGTCACCATCCTGTTTTCCGATCGCGGGATTCCTGACGGCTACCGCCACATGCACGGCTTCGGTAGCCACACTTACAGCCTGATCAACGCCCGGGGCGAGCGTCACTGGGTGAAGTGGCACTACAAGACCAAGCAGGGGATCAAAAACCTCGCACCGGCTGAAGCCGCGCGTCTGGCGGGCACCGATCCGGATTACGCCCAGCGTGACTTGTTCAACGCCATCGAGCGCGGCGACTTCCCGAAATGGAGTGTGTGCATTCAGGTCATGACCGAAGCTCAGGCCGCCGCTCATTACGAAAACCCGTTTGATGTGACCAAGACCTGGTCGCAAAAAGAGTTTCCACTGATCGAAGTCGGCGAGCTCGAACTCAACCGCAACCCGTTGAATTACTTCGCCGAGGTCGAGCAGGCGGCATTCGGGCCAAGCAACATGGTGCCGGGCGTGGGCCTTTCGCCTGACCGCATGCTGCAAGGCCGTGTATTTGCCTATGCCGATGCACACCGCTACCGCGTAGGCACCAATCACCAGCAATTGCCAGTGAATGCCCCGCGCAGTCCGGTCGATACCTATCAGCGCGACGGTGCGATGGCGTTCGGCAGCAACGGCGGCGCAGCGCCGAACTACGAGCCTAACAGTTATGTTGAAGCACCCAAGCAGGCTCCCCGTTATGCGGAGCCGGCGTTGACCCTCAGTGGTGCGGCGGATCGTTACGATCATCGCGAGGACACCGATTACTACAGCCATGCCGGTGCGCTGTTCCGCTTGATGAGCGATGAGCAGAAAGCCCTGCTGATCAGCAATATCGCTGGTGCGATGGCCGGTGTATCGGCGGATGTTGTCGATCGCCAACTGCAGCATTTCTTCAAGGCAGACGCTGCTTATGGAGACGGTATCGCAAAGGCGTTGGGCGTACAGCTTAACTAA
- the bfr gene encoding bacterioferritin: MQGHPDVIDYLNTLLTGELAARDQYFIHSRMYEDWGFTELYERINHEMEEEAQHADALMRRILMLEGTPRMRPDDLDIGTTVPDMLAADLRLEYKVRAALCKGIELCEQHNDYVTREILRVQLNDTEEDHTYWLEKQLGLIKLIGLENYLQSQF; the protein is encoded by the coding sequence ATGCAAGGTCACCCAGACGTAATCGATTACCTCAACACGTTGCTGACCGGCGAGCTGGCAGCCCGTGATCAATATTTCATCCACTCGCGGATGTACGAGGATTGGGGTTTTACCGAGCTCTACGAACGTATCAACCACGAGATGGAAGAAGAAGCTCAGCACGCCGATGCATTGATGCGCCGCATCCTCATGCTTGAAGGTACGCCACGCATGCGCCCGGATGACTTGGACATCGGCACCACCGTGCCCGACATGCTCGCTGCTGACCTGCGCCTGGAATACAAAGTCCGCGCAGCGCTGTGCAAGGGCATCGAGCTGTGCGAGCAGCACAATGACTATGTGACCCGCGAGATTCTGCGAGTCCAGCTCAACGATACTGAAGAAGATCACACCTACTGGCTGGAGAAGCAGTTGGGCCTGATCAAGCTGATCGGGTTGGAAAACTACCTGCAATCGCAGTTCTGA
- the uvrA gene encoding excinuclease ABC subunit UvrA, translated as MDKILIRGARTHNLKNIDLTLPRDKLIVITGLSGSGKSSLAFDTLYAEGQRRYVESLSAYARQFLSMMEKPDVDTIEGLSPAISIEQKSTSHNPRSTVGTITEIYDYLRLLYARVGIPRCPDHDAPLEAQTVSQMVDLVLAQPEGSKLMLLAPVIRERKGEHLMVFEELRAQGFVRARVNGKLCELDELPKLDKQKKHSIDVVVDRFKVRADLQQRLAESFETALKLADGIALVAPMDDEPGEEIIFSARFACPICGHAISELEPKLFSFNNPAGACPTCDGLGVKQFFDTKRLVNGELTLAEGAIRGWDRRNVYYFQMLGSLAAHYKFSLDKPFNELPADQQKSILHGSGSQNVDFKYLNDRGDIVKRSHPFEGIVPNLERRYRETESASVREELAKFLSTQPCPDCRGTRLRREARHVWVGEKTLPAVTSLPIGDATVYFGGLKLTGRRGEIADKILKEIRERLQFLVNVGLDYLTLDRSADTLSGGEAQRIRLASQIGAGLVGVMYILDEPSIGLHQRDNDRLLGTLKHLRDIGNTVIVVEHDEDAIRLADYVVDIGPGAGVHGGHIVAQGTAAEVMAHPDSLTGKYLSGRVKIKVPAKRTPRNKKLSLTLKGARGNNLRNVDLEIPIGLLTCVTGVSGSGKSTLINNTLFPLSATALNGATTLEAAAHDSIKGLEHLDKVVDIDQSPIGRTPRSNPATYTGLFTPIRELFAGVPESRSRGYGPGRFSFNVKGGRCEACQGDGLIKVEMHFLPDIYVPCDVCKSKRYNRETLEIKYKGKNIHETLEMTIEEARVFFDAVPALARKLQTLMDVGLSYIKLGQSATTLSGGEAQRVKLSRELSKRDTGKTLYILDEPTTGLHFADIQQLLDVLHRLRDHGNTVVVIEHNLDVIKTADWLVDLGPEGGSKGGQIIAVGTPEQVAEMKQSYTGYYLKPLLERDRD; from the coding sequence TTGGACAAGATCCTGATTCGTGGGGCCCGTACCCACAACCTGAAGAACATCGACCTGACCCTGCCACGGGACAAACTGATCGTCATCACCGGCCTGTCCGGATCCGGCAAATCTTCCCTGGCCTTCGACACCTTGTACGCCGAAGGCCAGCGACGCTATGTCGAATCGCTGTCGGCCTATGCCCGGCAGTTCCTGTCGATGATGGAAAAACCCGACGTCGACACCATCGAAGGCTTGTCGCCGGCGATCTCCATCGAACAGAAGTCGACCTCGCATAACCCGCGGTCGACGGTCGGCACCATTACCGAGATCTACGATTACCTGCGCTTGCTGTATGCGCGAGTCGGTATTCCGCGCTGCCCAGATCACGACGCCCCGCTGGAAGCCCAGACCGTCAGCCAGATGGTCGACCTGGTGCTGGCCCAGCCGGAAGGCAGCAAGCTGATGCTGCTCGCACCGGTGATTCGCGAGCGCAAGGGCGAGCACCTGATGGTTTTCGAAGAGCTGCGCGCCCAGGGTTTCGTTCGTGCGCGAGTCAACGGCAAGTTGTGCGAGCTGGACGAGCTGCCGAAGCTGGATAAACAGAAGAAGCATTCGATCGATGTCGTGGTCGACCGCTTCAAGGTCCGGGCCGACCTGCAACAGCGCCTGGCGGAGTCCTTCGAAACCGCGCTGAAACTGGCCGACGGCATAGCACTGGTAGCCCCGATGGACGACGAGCCCGGCGAAGAGATCATCTTCTCCGCACGCTTCGCCTGCCCGATCTGCGGCCACGCCATCAGCGAACTGGAGCCCAAGCTGTTCTCCTTCAACAACCCGGCCGGCGCCTGCCCGACCTGCGACGGCTTGGGGGTCAAGCAGTTCTTCGACACCAAGCGACTGGTCAACGGCGAGCTGACCCTGGCCGAGGGGGCGATTCGCGGCTGGGACAGGCGCAACGTCTATTACTTTCAGATGCTCGGTTCGCTGGCGGCCCACTACAAGTTCAGCCTGGACAAACCGTTCAACGAGCTGCCCGCCGACCAGCAAAAATCCATCCTGCACGGCAGCGGCTCGCAGAACGTCGATTTCAAATACCTGAATGACCGCGGCGATATCGTCAAGCGCTCCCACCCGTTCGAAGGCATCGTGCCGAACCTGGAGCGTCGCTACCGCGAGACCGAGTCGGCCAGCGTGCGCGAAGAACTGGCGAAGTTCCTCAGTACCCAGCCCTGCCCGGATTGCCGTGGCACCCGTTTGCGCCGGGAAGCACGACATGTGTGGGTCGGTGAAAAAACCCTACCGGCGGTGACCAGCCTGCCAATCGGCGATGCCACCGTTTACTTCGGCGGCCTTAAGCTCACTGGCCGCCGTGGCGAAATCGCCGACAAGATCCTCAAGGAAATCCGTGAGCGCTTGCAGTTCCTGGTGAACGTCGGCCTGGACTACCTGACCCTCGACCGCAGCGCAGACACCCTATCCGGCGGCGAAGCCCAGCGTATCCGCCTGGCCAGCCAGATCGGCGCGGGCCTGGTGGGGGTGATGTATATCCTCGACGAACCGTCCATTGGGCTGCACCAACGCGACAATGACCGGTTGCTCGGAACGCTGAAACACCTACGGGACATCGGCAACACAGTAATCGTGGTCGAGCATGACGAAGACGCGATTCGCCTGGCCGATTACGTGGTGGACATCGGCCCAGGCGCCGGCGTGCACGGTGGGCATATCGTCGCTCAAGGCACCGCAGCCGAAGTCATGGCGCACCCGGACTCGCTGACAGGCAAATACCTGTCGGGCCGGGTGAAGATCAAAGTGCCGGCCAAGCGCACCCCGCGCAATAAGAAGCTGTCGCTGACCCTTAAAGGGGCTCGCGGCAACAACCTGCGCAACGTCGACCTGGAAATCCCGATCGGCCTGCTGACGTGCGTTACCGGTGTCTCCGGCTCCGGCAAGTCGACGCTGATCAACAACACGCTGTTTCCTCTCAGCGCCACAGCCTTGAACGGCGCCACCACGCTTGAAGCTGCCGCTCACGACAGTATCAAGGGCCTGGAGCACCTGGACAAAGTTGTCGACATCGACCAGAGCCCGATCGGTCGGACGCCGCGTTCCAACCCTGCGACCTACACCGGGTTGTTCACGCCGATCCGCGAACTGTTCGCCGGGGTACCGGAATCCCGCTCACGGGGCTATGGCCCTGGTCGGTTCTCGTTCAACGTCAAGGGCGGACGCTGCGAAGCCTGTCAGGGCGACGGCTTGATCAAGGTGGAAATGCATTTCCTGCCCGACATCTATGTCCCGTGCGACGTGTGCAAGAGCAAGCGCTACAACCGCGAGACCCTGGAGATCAAATACAAGGGCAAGAACATCCACGAAACCCTGGAAATGACCATCGAGGAAGCCCGGGTGTTCTTCGACGCGGTACCGGCGCTGGCCCGCAAGCTCCAGACGTTGATGGACGTAGGGCTTTCCTACATCAAGCTCGGGCAGTCGGCGACGACCTTGTCTGGCGGTGAAGCGCAGCGGGTCAAGTTGTCACGCGAGTTGTCCAAGCGCGATACCGGCAAGACTTTGTATATCCTCGACGAGCCGACCACAGGTCTGCACTTCGCCGATATCCAACAGTTGCTCGACGTGCTGCATCGCCTTCGCGACCACGGCAACACCGTGGTGGTAATCGAGCACAACCTGGACGTGATCAAGACTGCTGACTGGCTGGTGGACCTGGGCCCGGAAGGCGGTTCCAAGGGCGGTCAGATCATTGCCGTGGGTACGCCGGAGCAGGTGGCCGAGATGAAGCAGTCATACACCGGCTACTACCTCAAGCCATTGCTGGAACGTGATCGGGACTGA
- a CDS encoding MFS transporter, with protein sequence MQDPHSERMSSGETRAASGLALVFAFRMLGMFMVLPVLATYGMDLAGATPALIGLAIGAYGLTQAIFQIPFGMISDRIGRRPVIYLGLIVFALGSVLAANADSIWGVIAGRILQGAGAISAAVMALLSDLTREQHRTKAMAMIGMTIGLSFAVAMVVGPLLTRAFGLSGLFLATGAMALVGILIVAFIVPRSTGPLQHRESGVARQALLPTLKHPDLLRLDLGIFVLHAMLMSSFVALPLALVEKAGLPKEQHWWVYLTALLISFFAMIPFIIYGEKRRKMKRVLLGAVVTLMLTELFFWQFGDSLRALVIGTVVFFTAFNLLEASLPSLISKVSPAGGKGTAMGVYSTSQFLGSALGGILGGWLFQHGGLSVVFLGCAALAALWLLFAVTMREPPYVTSLRLPLSPEAIREAGLAERLRAVVGVTDAVVVADEAAVYIKLDTELLDRATLERLVNNPAPAACEA encoded by the coding sequence ATGCAAGATCCCCACAGCGAGCGCATGAGTAGCGGCGAGACCCGCGCGGCAAGCGGCCTGGCCCTGGTGTTCGCCTTCCGCATGCTGGGCATGTTCATGGTGTTGCCGGTGCTGGCGACCTATGGGATGGACCTGGCGGGCGCGACCCCGGCCCTCATCGGCTTGGCGATCGGTGCCTACGGCCTGACCCAGGCGATTTTCCAGATTCCGTTCGGGATGATTTCCGACCGTATCGGCCGACGGCCTGTGATTTACCTGGGGCTCATTGTGTTCGCTCTCGGCAGTGTCCTGGCGGCGAATGCGGACTCGATCTGGGGCGTGATTGCCGGACGGATCCTACAAGGAGCGGGTGCTATTTCCGCAGCGGTCATGGCCTTGTTGTCAGACTTGACCCGCGAACAGCATCGGACGAAAGCCATGGCCATGATCGGCATGACGATTGGCCTGTCGTTTGCGGTCGCCATGGTTGTAGGCCCACTGTTGACCCGGGCTTTCGGCCTGTCGGGCCTGTTCCTGGCCACCGGCGCCATGGCCTTGGTCGGCATCCTGATCGTCGCGTTCATCGTGCCACGCTCCACCGGGCCGTTGCAGCACCGTGAATCCGGCGTGGCTCGCCAGGCGCTACTGCCAACGCTCAAGCACCCGGACCTGCTGCGCCTGGACCTGGGCATCTTCGTGCTCCATGCGATGCTGATGTCGAGTTTCGTGGCGCTGCCGCTGGCATTGGTCGAGAAGGCCGGCCTGCCCAAGGAACAGCACTGGTGGGTCTACCTGACTGCGCTGCTGATTTCATTCTTCGCCATGATCCCTTTCATCATCTATGGCGAGAAGCGACGCAAAATGAAACGAGTTTTGCTCGGCGCCGTCGTGACGCTCATGCTCACTGAGCTATTCTTCTGGCAGTTCGGCGACAGCCTTCGAGCGCTGGTAATCGGCACGGTGGTGTTCTTCACCGCGTTCAATCTGTTGGAAGCGTCGCTGCCGTCGTTGATCAGCAAGGTTTCGCCAGCGGGCGGCAAGGGCACGGCCATGGGGGTTTATTCCACCAGCCAGTTCCTCGGTTCGGCGCTGGGCGGCATCCTCGGCGGCTGGCTGTTCCAGCATGGCGGTTTGTCGGTTGTGTTCCTGGGTTGTGCCGCGCTGGCTGCACTTTGGCTGCTCTTTGCTGTTACCATGCGCGAACCTCCGTATGTGACGAGCCTGCGCTTGCCGTTGTCGCCCGAAGCCATCCGCGAAGCAGGCCTGGCCGAGCGCCTCAGGGCCGTCGTTGGAGTAACCGATGCAGTGGTGGTCGCCGACGAAGCGGCCGTATATATCAAACTGGACACCGAATTATTGGATCGTGCGACGCTCGAGCGCCTGGTGAACAACCCGGCCCCGGCAGCGTGCGAAGCCTAG